In one window of Gemmatimonadota bacterium DNA:
- a CDS encoding SDR family oxidoreductase, which produces MDLGLKDRVALITGSSRGIGRSIALGLAEEGCHVSLSARGEEKLLETEKEVAQTGVETLATAGDLTTAEGIERVVEATLARWGRIDILVNNVGGSVWNPFDDVSDDEWLHVFNLNMFAAVRATRAVLPAMRAQESGSIITISSIFGREAGGPATYNATKAAEISMGKTLAKEVARTGIRVNTVAPGSIIFPGGNWQKRLDADPEGIGKFIEQELPAGRFGKPEEIADVVVFLSSDRASWVTGACINVDGCQSRSLI; this is translated from the coding sequence ATGGACCTGGGATTAAAGGACAGAGTCGCGCTGATAACGGGCTCGAGCCGGGGCATTGGACGATCGATCGCCCTGGGCCTGGCGGAAGAGGGATGTCACGTCAGCCTGAGTGCCAGAGGCGAAGAGAAACTGCTCGAAACCGAGAAGGAAGTCGCACAGACGGGCGTCGAGACGCTGGCGACGGCCGGGGACCTGACCACTGCCGAAGGTATTGAGCGGGTCGTGGAGGCGACGCTGGCGCGGTGGGGACGCATCGACATCCTGGTCAACAACGTGGGCGGCAGCGTCTGGAATCCCTTCGACGATGTCTCCGATGACGAATGGCTTCACGTATTCAACCTGAACATGTTCGCGGCGGTCCGGGCGACGCGGGCCGTGCTCCCTGCGATGCGCGCGCAGGAAAGCGGGTCGATCATCACGATTTCCTCGATCTTCGGACGCGAAGCGGGCGGCCCCGCCACCTACAACGCAACGAAGGCCGCGGAGATCTCCATGGGCAAAACGCTCGCCAAGGAAGTGGCCAGGACCGGCATCCGCGTGAACACGGTGGCGCCGGGTTCAATCATATTCCCGGGCGGCAACTGGCAGAAGAGGCTGGACGCGGACCCGGAGGGCATCGGCAAATTCATAGAACAGGAACTTCCGGCCGGACGCTTCGGCAAGCCCGAAGAGATCGCGGACGTGGTAGTCTTCCTGTCATCCGACCGGGCAAGCTGGGTGACCGGCGCCTGCATCAACGTGGACGGTTGCCAGTCCCGTTCGCTGATATAG
- a CDS encoding DUF1854 domain-containing protein yields the protein MSILDPTAVHLERRDDQPPTLSIAGDLFFNVKIRQAFPLSQESRYITFFDQEDEYLGILADPGACDEETGRIIRDEIEWRYFRPRITRIVEMEGRGGTSLFSVETDRGEVKIPMRDLREGMVELSPGRILITDENGNRYEIPDLDRLDRRSRRLIRRLI from the coding sequence ATGTCCATTCTCGACCCGACCGCCGTTCACCTCGAGCGGCGGGACGACCAGCCGCCCACCCTGTCCATCGCGGGCGATCTGTTCTTCAACGTCAAGATACGACAGGCTTTTCCGCTTTCGCAGGAGAGCCGGTACATCACCTTCTTCGACCAGGAAGACGAGTACCTGGGCATCCTGGCCGACCCGGGAGCATGTGACGAGGAAACCGGTCGCATCATCCGCGATGAGATCGAATGGCGCTATTTCCGCCCGAGGATAACACGCATCGTGGAGATGGAGGGTCGGGGAGGGACGTCGCTGTTCTCCGTGGAGACGGACCGCGGCGAAGTGAAGATCCCGATGCGGGACCTGAGGGAAGGCATGGTGGAGTTGTCGCCCGGCCGTATCCTGATCACGGACGAAAACGGCAACCGGTACGAGATCCCCGACCTCGACCGGCTGGACCGGCGCAGCCGCCGCCTGATTCGCCGTCTGATTTGA
- a CDS encoding alcohol dehydrogenase catalytic domain-containing protein, protein MHRAVEILYGVSEDSRMQGLVKYDYGPVNMEVRDMPVPEPGSGEVRVVIRAAGICGTDIHIYKDEYPYNPPVIMGHEFSGIVDEVAGTDEYRPGDAVTGIPTTVVCGVCRYCVAGQHSLCDSRLSIGSGVHGVFTKYVVMPTWALRRIPEHLDLTIGALSEPLCCCVKAVSIRTSVTAGDVAVVTGPGPIGMLTTQVAKAEGAYVILTGTSADEDRLELGARWADETVNIEEVDLLDLVRDRTQGYGADVVYECSGSAAATRSAIELVRKQGTIMQIGLHGGPFEVDFFPAELKEIDIRTSFAGSLDAWDRTMVMLDQRRIELEPIVSDVVPLTEWENAFHRLLNREGMKILFEPVD, encoded by the coding sequence ATGCATCGAGCGGTAGAAATCCTGTACGGTGTTAGCGAGGATTCGAGGATGCAAGGACTGGTTAAATACGACTATGGACCGGTCAACATGGAAGTCCGGGACATGCCGGTTCCGGAGCCTGGTTCCGGGGAGGTCCGTGTGGTAATCCGGGCCGCGGGCATCTGCGGTACGGACATCCACATCTACAAGGACGAGTATCCCTACAACCCGCCGGTGATCATGGGCCACGAGTTCTCCGGCATCGTGGACGAGGTGGCCGGCACGGACGAATACCGGCCGGGCGACGCGGTGACCGGCATTCCGACCACCGTCGTCTGCGGCGTGTGCCGGTACTGTGTGGCCGGCCAGCACAGCCTGTGTGACAGCCGCCTGTCCATCGGCAGCGGGGTGCACGGCGTATTTACGAAGTACGTGGTCATGCCCACCTGGGCCTTGCGGCGGATACCGGAACACCTGGATCTCACCATCGGCGCGTTGAGCGAACCTCTATGCTGCTGTGTGAAGGCCGTTTCCATACGTACTTCCGTTACCGCCGGCGACGTGGCGGTGGTGACCGGACCCGGCCCCATCGGCATGCTTACCACGCAGGTGGCGAAGGCGGAAGGCGCCTACGTCATCCTGACCGGCACTTCGGCGGATGAAGACCGGCTCGAACTCGGCGCGCGGTGGGCCGACGAGACCGTCAACATCGAAGAGGTCGACCTGCTCGATCTCGTCCGAGACCGGACCCAGGGCTACGGCGCCGACGTGGTGTACGAATGTTCCGGATCGGCGGCGGCGACCCGCTCGGCCATCGAACTCGTCAGGAAGCAGGGCACCATCATGCAGATCGGCCTGCACGGCGGACCCTTCGAGGTGGATTTCTTCCCGGCGGAACTGAAGGAAATCGATATACGGACCTCCTTCGCCGGATCCCTGGATGCCTGGGACCGCACCATGGTGATGCTGGATCAACGCAGGATCGAACTGGAACCCATCGTGTCGGACGTGGTTCCTTTAACCGAGTGGGAAAACGCATTCCACCGGCTGTTGAACAGAGAAGGCATGAAGATACTGTTCGAACCGGTTGACTAA
- the fabG gene encoding 3-oxoacyl-[acyl-carrier-protein] reductase encodes MRGLKDKVTIVTGGAQGIGSAVAERFAAEGARIILSSRDGAKAQEAADALNRKGGDARGVSLSIDDRDSVKNLVDSVVEDYGSIDVLINNAATVKDTLLMRMKQDDWDEVIHVNLGGVFVCTQAVIRQMMRQRSGRIINMTSIVGLTGNPGQANYAASKAGIIGFTKSVAKEVGSRGITVNAIAPGYIETAMTEALPEAVRSAFLEATPLSRAGQPDDVAGIAAFLASDDAAFVTGQVMRVDGGMGM; translated from the coding sequence TTGCGGGGCTTAAAGGACAAGGTCACCATCGTAACGGGCGGAGCGCAGGGTATCGGTTCCGCCGTCGCCGAACGCTTCGCCGCGGAAGGCGCCCGGATCATCCTGTCCAGCCGCGACGGCGCGAAGGCGCAGGAAGCCGCCGACGCGCTGAACCGCAAGGGCGGCGATGCCCGGGGCGTTTCCCTGAGCATCGATGACCGGGACAGCGTGAAGAACCTGGTCGACAGCGTGGTCGAGGACTACGGGTCCATCGACGTCCTGATCAATAACGCGGCGACGGTCAAGGACACGCTCCTGATGCGCATGAAACAGGATGACTGGGACGAAGTCATCCACGTGAACCTGGGCGGCGTGTTCGTCTGTACGCAGGCCGTAATCCGCCAGATGATGCGGCAGCGCAGCGGCAGGATCATTAACATGACCTCAATCGTGGGCCTTACGGGCAACCCGGGCCAGGCCAACTACGCCGCTTCCAAGGCCGGAATCATCGGTTTCACCAAATCGGTGGCTAAAGAGGTGGGCAGCAGGGGCATCACGGTCAACGCGATCGCTCCGGGATACATCGAAACGGCCATGACGGAAGCGCTTCCCGAGGCGGTGCGGTCCGCGTTCCTGGAAGCCACGCCGCTGTCCAGGGCCGGACAACCCGATGACGTCGCCGGCATCGCGGCCTTTCTGGCGTCCGACGACGCCGCTTTCGTAACCGGCCAGGTGATGCGCGTCGACGGCGGCATGGGCATGTGA
- a CDS encoding lipoate--protein ligase family protein, with protein sequence MIRVLSTPGCFAAYNMAVDEALLDTCRRAASQRDASRRDAGRDDASRGDAGWDDASQRDASRGDAEMMALRIYSWCPPAVSIGYGQEAEKEVDFGQCERYGIGVVRRITGGRAVLHDQELAYSLVAPESHPALGGRSGVMLRTVSEALVETLKHFDIPAELAKEGRCGSGGNDDVCFTATGRYEITVAGRKLAGSAQRRSRGVVLQHGSMLLGPGHRRLPLLMPAHEPERRETIARLLNHRTVSVAELIPDLPSFEEWTNRLSRSMLDRLNVEGRTDVLDAVERRAAESLVRTRYANADWTYRRTASHVR encoded by the coding sequence ATGATCCGCGTACTCTCCACGCCCGGATGTTTCGCCGCGTACAACATGGCCGTGGACGAAGCGCTGCTGGACACGTGCCGGCGAGCCGCGAGCCAGCGGGACGCGAGCCGGCGGGACGCGGGCCGGGACGACGCGAGCCGAGGCGACGCGGGCTGGGACGACGCGAGCCAGCGGGACGCGAGCCGGGGAGACGCGGAGATGATGGCGTTGCGCATCTATTCGTGGTGTCCGCCCGCCGTGTCCATTGGATACGGGCAGGAGGCCGAAAAAGAAGTCGATTTCGGTCAGTGCGAACGGTACGGTATCGGCGTGGTCCGGCGGATCACCGGGGGGCGCGCGGTGCTGCACGACCAGGAACTGGCCTACAGCCTGGTCGCGCCGGAATCCCATCCCGCGCTGGGAGGCCGGTCCGGCGTGATGCTCCGCACGGTGAGCGAGGCGCTGGTTGAAACGCTGAAGCACTTCGATATACCGGCCGAACTGGCGAAGGAAGGGCGTTGCGGTTCGGGTGGCAATGACGACGTATGCTTCACGGCCACTGGACGTTACGAGATCACGGTGGCCGGCAGAAAACTGGCCGGCAGCGCCCAGCGCCGATCTCGCGGGGTCGTGCTGCAGCACGGATCCATGCTCCTGGGTCCGGGGCACCGCAGGCTTCCCCTGTTGATGCCCGCCCACGAACCGGAACGCCGGGAGACCATCGCCCGGTTGCTGAACCACCGGACCGTCTCCGTTGCCGAATTGATCCCCGATCTGCCCTCCTTCGAGGAATGGACCAACCGCCTGTCCCGTTCGATGCTCGACCGCCTGAACGTGGAAGGCCGAACGGACGTGCTGGATGCAGTGGAGCGGCGGGCAGCCGAGTCGTTGGTCCGCACCCGGTACGCAAACGCCGACTGGACCTATCGCAGGACCGCGAGCCATGTCCGGTGA
- a CDS encoding amidohydrolase family protein yields MSDLSRYIQETPLIDTHEHLRFEEDWVANGPDVLQDLFENYVPADLVVAGASQEDVNTLLDPRKGEVAARFEPVKPAWEAVKHTGYGEAVRILAEDVYGMAEITADGLAAAQAENDRLRGPGQRLALLRDRAGLDHVQIDNFVWACEPDVSGPDFFLYDLSWVGFCNGEVPVQNIAEETGITVDSLGSLREAMAAIFAKHGPHAIAVKAQHAYSRTLRWEERSDEEAARALDIVLSNPDGAPEEASLCLGDWGWARGVELSIEHNLPFKIHTGYYAGHSRMPVDRIKSGNLCGLLARYLDARFVLMHIAYPYSHELIALAKHYPNVWVDLCWAWSIDPFSSCDFVRRFIHAVPINKLFAFGGDTGWPTSAYAYAVQARRWLGRALEGEVNDGLLTEKQAMDVALRLMQTNQRECFDISGTWANIARSLESVGA; encoded by the coding sequence ATGTCCGATCTGTCCCGGTACATTCAGGAAACGCCGCTTATCGACACCCATGAGCATCTCAGGTTCGAAGAAGACTGGGTAGCCAACGGGCCGGACGTGTTGCAGGACCTCTTCGAGAACTACGTCCCTGCGGATCTCGTGGTCGCCGGCGCTTCGCAGGAGGATGTCAACACCCTGCTGGATCCCCGGAAGGGCGAAGTAGCGGCGCGCTTCGAGCCGGTCAAGCCGGCCTGGGAGGCCGTGAAGCATACGGGATACGGTGAAGCGGTGCGCATCCTGGCAGAAGACGTGTACGGCATGGCCGAGATTACCGCCGACGGCCTGGCGGCGGCACAGGCCGAGAACGACAGACTGCGGGGCCCCGGCCAGCGCCTGGCGCTGTTGCGGGACCGCGCGGGCCTGGATCACGTGCAGATCGACAACTTCGTCTGGGCGTGCGAACCGGATGTCTCCGGACCGGATTTCTTTCTCTACGACCTGTCCTGGGTGGGATTCTGCAACGGCGAGGTGCCCGTGCAGAACATCGCGGAGGAAACGGGGATTACGGTGGACAGTCTTGGCAGCCTGCGCGAGGCCATGGCCGCCATCTTCGCGAAGCACGGTCCCCACGCCATCGCGGTTAAGGCGCAGCACGCCTATTCCAGGACGCTCCGGTGGGAGGAGCGCAGCGACGAGGAAGCGGCAAGGGCCCTGGATATCGTGCTGAGTAATCCCGATGGCGCACCGGAGGAAGCGTCATTGTGCCTGGGCGACTGGGGCTGGGCGCGGGGCGTGGAATTATCCATCGAACATAATTTGCCGTTCAAGATCCACACAGGTTACTACGCGGGTCACAGCCGGATGCCGGTGGACCGGATCAAGAGCGGGAATCTTTGCGGACTGCTGGCCCGCTACCTCGACGCCCGGTTCGTGCTGATGCACATCGCCTATCCCTACAGCCACGAGTTGATCGCCCTTGCCAAGCACTATCCCAACGTCTGGGTGGACCTCTGCTGGGCCTGGTCCATCGACCCTTTTAGTTCCTGCGATTTCGTCCGCCGCTTCATCCACGCCGTACCGATCAACAAGCTGTTCGCTTTCGGAGGAGACACCGGCTGGCCCACCAGTGCCTATGCCTATGCCGTGCAGGCGCGAAGGTGGCTCGGCCGCGCCCTGGAAGGCGAAGTGAACGACGGCCTCCTCACCGAAAAACAGGCGATGGACGTAGCGCTCCGGCTCATGCAGACCAACCAGCGGGAGTGTTTTGATATCAGCGGAACGTGGGCGAATATCGCGCGGTCCCTGGAATCCGTCGGAGCCTAA
- the fabF gene encoding beta-ketoacyl-ACP synthase II: MAERVVVTGMGVLSPVGLTLDTYWKALCAGQSGVGPITKFDVSAFPAKIAAELKDFNAADYIDRKEVRRMDENVQYAVIAAQMAIDDSGLDLDAEDRDRIGVVLGTGVGGIWTFENQHANLVHKGPGRVSPFFIPMMIADMAPGHISMIHGLKGPNYTTVSACSSGAHGIGDAFRILQHGDADVMVTGGTEASISPMAVAGFSNMRALSLRNEEPERASRPFDAQRDGFVLGEGAGMVVLETLAHAKRRGATIYAELAGYAATADAFHITQPHESGEGAARSMHLALRNAGLAVDEIDYINAHGTSTPFNDRIETLAIKKVFGDQAHSLAISSTKSLVGHLLGASGGVEFIATTLSVARDFVHPTINHEEPDPDCDLDYVPNAGREREVRAALTNSFGFGGHNVTLVIRKYTA, encoded by the coding sequence GTGGCTGAACGCGTTGTCGTCACCGGTATGGGCGTCCTGAGTCCCGTGGGTCTCACGCTCGATACTTACTGGAAGGCTCTTTGCGCGGGTCAGAGCGGCGTAGGGCCTATTACGAAATTCGATGTGAGCGCCTTTCCGGCGAAAATCGCCGCCGAATTGAAGGACTTCAACGCGGCGGACTACATCGACCGGAAAGAAGTGCGGCGAATGGACGAGAACGTCCAATACGCCGTGATCGCGGCGCAAATGGCGATCGACGACTCCGGGCTGGATCTCGACGCCGAGGACCGGGACCGCATCGGGGTGGTGTTGGGTACGGGCGTCGGCGGGATATGGACTTTCGAAAACCAGCATGCCAACCTGGTGCACAAGGGACCGGGACGCGTGAGTCCCTTTTTCATCCCCATGATGATCGCGGACATGGCGCCCGGCCATATCTCAATGATTCACGGCCTGAAAGGGCCCAACTACACCACGGTATCGGCCTGTTCCAGCGGCGCGCACGGCATCGGCGACGCGTTCCGGATCCTGCAGCACGGGGACGCGGACGTCATGGTCACCGGCGGCACGGAGGCCAGCATATCCCCCATGGCCGTGGCCGGGTTCAGCAACATGCGGGCCCTGTCCCTGCGAAATGAAGAGCCGGAGCGGGCAAGCAGGCCTTTCGATGCCCAACGGGACGGATTCGTACTCGGCGAAGGCGCCGGCATGGTCGTCCTCGAGACCCTGGCTCACGCGAAGCGGCGCGGTGCAACGATCTACGCCGAACTGGCGGGTTACGCCGCGACGGCGGATGCCTTTCATATCACTCAACCCCATGAATCGGGTGAAGGCGCGGCGCGATCCATGCACCTGGCGCTTCGGAACGCCGGACTGGCCGTGGACGAAATCGATTACATCAACGCCCATGGCACGTCCACGCCATTCAATGACCGCATCGAAACCCTGGCCATCAAAAAGGTCTTCGGGGATCAAGCGCATAGCCTGGCGATCAGCTCCACCAAATCGCTCGTCGGCCACCTCCTGGGGGCGTCCGGAGGAGTCGAGTTCATCGCGACCACGCTGTCCGTCGCCCGCGATTTCGTCCATCCTACCATCAACCACGAGGAGCCCGATCCCGATTGCGACCTGGACTACGTCCCCAACGCGGGCCGGGAACGGGAAGTGAGGGCGGCCCTAACCAATTCGTTCGGTTTCGGAGGGCACAACGTGACGCTCGTGATCAGGAAATACACGGCGTAG
- a CDS encoding ABC transporter ATP-binding protein, translating into MPLINKIPSELTRLIPSGAPAGEDRADLLFACKTDLGPDGRIDESMLAVTRRHLVVATRSDGTWTLTHTLSLAEITGLTVEPLVGASALVAEVDGKSIRLLRYTHAVAQDMTDAVESLLHLIGPNGSTDHTEPVAEEPVPDWSSREAHLRTFGRLWSFCLPHWKTLVIAMVVTVAASAIDLLPPYLTMILVDQVLVDQSMFIWLPTIVALLAVSRIVHTAVTIISGRMLAVLGDRLAYDARSELLNVLQLLPLKYYDMQQTGGLMARIARDAKSIHYFWIDFAPQVVQQGLLVIGMTAVLFYLNWELALLVLIPIPAIIFASIHIKRYLMWFYGRSWDSWATFFERVNDALAGIRVVKIFAQEKRQSRDMQLENEKVFTAERNIHVRSRTVRPLLAFLVSVGGLLVMLYGGLLVQSNAMTVGMLVAFFLYLAMFYSPVQQLTGMADWIPEMMTAITRTFEVIDSPVEEYTPADIVDVPRFEGRLELQDVNFGYVAHQPVLKGINLHVEPGEMIGLVGHSGAGKSTLIKLMCRFYDVDCGRILIDGTDVRRMDLTQLRSQIGYVEQDPFLFAGSVADNIRFGNQDASREEIIEAAINANAHEFIVKLPDGYDTPVGERGGRLSGGERQRVAIARAILHDPRILILDEPTSALDLETEKKIQEALGRLMEGRTTLAIAHRLSTLRDADRLLVLKNGEPVELGTHEELLDRQGEYYRLVQLHTNVSSIVGVEG; encoded by the coding sequence ATGCCGCTAATCAACAAGATACCATCCGAACTGACCCGTCTGATCCCGTCCGGCGCGCCCGCTGGCGAGGACAGGGCCGACCTTCTCTTTGCCTGCAAGACGGACCTGGGGCCGGACGGCCGGATCGATGAATCGATGCTGGCCGTGACCAGGCGGCACCTGGTGGTTGCAACCCGGTCCGACGGTACGTGGACGCTGACCCATACCCTGTCCCTTGCGGAGATCACCGGTCTGACCGTGGAGCCCCTGGTCGGTGCGAGCGCGCTCGTGGCCGAGGTGGACGGGAAGAGTATCCGGCTGCTTCGGTATACCCATGCCGTGGCGCAGGACATGACCGACGCCGTCGAGTCCCTGTTGCATCTGATCGGCCCGAACGGAAGTACGGATCACACCGAGCCCGTGGCCGAGGAACCGGTTCCGGACTGGTCGAGCCGCGAAGCCCACTTGCGCACGTTCGGGCGCCTGTGGTCTTTCTGCCTGCCTCACTGGAAAACGCTGGTCATCGCCATGGTGGTCACGGTCGCCGCGTCGGCCATCGACTTGCTGCCCCCGTACCTGACCATGATCCTCGTCGACCAGGTCCTGGTGGACCAGAGCATGTTCATCTGGCTTCCAACGATCGTCGCGCTCCTGGCCGTATCCCGGATCGTGCATACCGCGGTGACGATTATAAGCGGGAGAATGCTGGCCGTGCTGGGCGACCGCCTGGCCTATGACGCGCGGTCCGAACTGCTGAACGTCCTGCAGCTCCTGCCTTTGAAATACTACGACATGCAGCAGACGGGCGGTCTCATGGCCCGCATCGCCCGGGACGCAAAGTCGATCCACTACTTCTGGATCGATTTCGCGCCGCAGGTGGTCCAGCAGGGGCTGCTCGTGATCGGCATGACCGCGGTGCTGTTCTACCTCAACTGGGAACTGGCGCTCCTCGTCCTGATCCCCATTCCGGCCATCATCTTCGCCTCGATCCATATCAAGCGGTACCTGATGTGGTTCTACGGCAGGTCGTGGGACAGCTGGGCGACCTTCTTCGAGCGGGTGAACGACGCGCTGGCCGGCATCCGGGTCGTGAAGATCTTCGCCCAGGAAAAGCGGCAGAGCCGCGACATGCAGCTCGAGAACGAGAAGGTGTTCACGGCCGAACGCAACATCCATGTCCGATCGCGCACGGTGCGCCCGCTGCTCGCTTTCCTCGTGTCCGTGGGCGGACTGCTCGTAATGTTGTACGGTGGCCTCCTGGTGCAGTCGAACGCTATGACGGTCGGCATGCTGGTGGCCTTCTTCCTCTACCTGGCAATGTTCTACAGTCCCGTGCAGCAACTCACGGGCATGGCAGACTGGATTCCGGAGATGATGACGGCCATAACCCGGACCTTCGAGGTCATCGACAGCCCCGTCGAGGAATACACGCCGGCCGATATCGTGGACGTACCCCGTTTCGAAGGACGCCTGGAGCTTCAGGACGTCAACTTCGGCTACGTGGCGCACCAGCCGGTGCTCAAGGGGATCAACCTGCACGTCGAACCGGGCGAGATGATCGGGCTCGTGGGGCACTCGGGCGCCGGAAAGTCCACCCTGATCAAGCTGATGTGCCGGTTCTACGACGTGGACTGCGGACGGATCCTGATCGATGGAACCGATGTGCGCCGGATGGACCTGACGCAACTGCGCAGCCAGATCGGTTACGTGGAGCAGGACCCCTTCCTGTTCGCCGGTTCCGTGGCCGACAATATCCGCTTCGGCAACCAGGACGCGTCCCGGGAGGAGATCATCGAGGCCGCCATCAACGCGAACGCCCACGAGTTCATCGTCAAATTGCCGGACGGTTACGATACGCCCGTTGGCGAGCGGGGCGGCAGGCTTTCGGGCGGGGAGCGCCAGCGGGTCGCGATCGCCCGGGCCATCCTGCACGATCCGAGGATCCTGATTCTCGACGAACCCACGTCGGCCCTCGACCTGGAAACGGAGAAGAAGATCCAGGAAGCCCTGGGACGGCTCATGGAGGGCCGCACGACGCTCGCCATCGCCCATCGCCTGTCCACCCTGAGAGACGCCGACCGCCTGCTCGTCCTGAAGAACGGTGAGCCGGTGGAGTTGGGCACACACGAGGAACTGCTGGACCGGCAGGGCGAGTATTACCGCCTGGTCCAGTTGCACACCAACGTCTCGAGCATCGTGGGCGTGGAGGGGTAG
- the rnc gene encoding ribonuclease III, with protein sequence MPNRHSILQKLRRAASALVSGLNSGASGHAANRTALERENVRQVQKYIDYRFKNPDYLITALKHRSYVYSREQSGVHSNERLEFLGDAVLDLVVGEFIYHKYPGRREGQLTQLRSTLVNRKALARQARAMKLGSYVLLSTSEARSGGRFRHSILSDAYESLIGAIYLDGGLQPVRRFLDRTLLQELSAERPSHIDHTLNYKSALLEYTQGEGIGQPEYRVDSAVGPDHEKIFTIEVFVAGNPVSKGTGTSKKNAEQDAARQAVEQLQSDRDFDRS encoded by the coding sequence GTGCCAAATCGGCATTCCATTCTGCAGAAGCTGCGACGCGCGGCCAGTGCCCTGGTCTCGGGCCTGAATAGCGGTGCATCCGGTCACGCCGCGAACCGAACGGCCCTTGAACGTGAAAACGTCCGCCAGGTTCAGAAATACATCGACTACCGCTTCAAGAACCCCGATTACCTGATCACGGCGCTCAAGCACCGTTCCTACGTATATTCCCGGGAGCAGTCGGGCGTGCACTCCAACGAACGGCTGGAGTTCCTGGGCGACGCGGTGCTGGATCTCGTGGTCGGCGAGTTCATATACCACAAGTACCCCGGGCGCCGCGAGGGCCAACTGACCCAGCTCCGGTCCACGCTGGTCAACCGGAAGGCGCTCGCCCGCCAGGCCCGGGCGATGAAGCTCGGAAGCTATGTGCTGCTGAGTACCAGTGAAGCCCGATCCGGCGGCCGGTTTCGCCACTCGATCCTGTCCGATGCCTACGAATCCCTCATCGGCGCTATCTACCTGGACGGCGGGCTTCAGCCGGTCCGACGCTTCCTGGACCGTACCCTCCTGCAGGAACTGAGCGCGGAACGTCCCTCCCATATCGATCACACGCTGAACTACAAAAGCGCGCTGCTGGAATACACGCAGGGCGAAGGCATCGGCCAGCCGGAATACCGCGTCGATTCCGCCGTGGGTCCCGATCACGAAAAGATCTTCACCATCGAAGTCTTCGTCGCGGGAAACCCCGTCAGCAAAGGCACGGGCACCAGCAAGAAGAACGCGGAACAGGATGCAGCGCGACAGGCCGTGGAGCAGTTGCAGTCCGACCGCGACTTCGATCGGTCATGA
- the acpP gene encoding acyl carrier protein has product MEDRVKEIIAEQLGVDGDQVTDNASFTDDLGADSLDTVELVMALEEEFDIEIPDEDAEKIVTVGDAIKYLQSNLDG; this is encoded by the coding sequence ATGGAAGACCGCGTAAAGGAGATCATCGCCGAACAACTTGGTGTGGACGGTGACCAGGTCACCGACAATGCCTCGTTCACCGACGACCTGGGCGCCGACTCGCTTGATACGGTCGAACTCGTCATGGCCCTCGAAGAAGAGTTCGACATTGAGATCCCCGACGAGGATGCCGAAAAGATCGTCACGGTCGGCGACGCGATCAAGTATCTCCAGTCCAATTTAGACGGCTGA